One window of the Misgurnus anguillicaudatus chromosome 8, ASM2758022v2, whole genome shotgun sequence genome contains the following:
- the LOC141365586 gene encoding uncharacterized protein translates to MEQLICLEALSVILGVPIKPGSKGMSNVNELNVENLLFSTFFGNLFNGGPGKELFVDMNGFLDPQFDYDFRYCNDKSICKRGDEPYKRPCGWYRFALKVLNKYPDGNTWLGTDGWRSHSVAGEWPVSYHGTTIENAKKIVKSYYKPGDREKYGRGIYSTYDIDQAFDYSREFTSKNGKKYRVIMQNRINPKMRKVCKRQDYWLIEIPEGTSAAKEKEIVEKSFRPYGILMKQV, encoded by the coding sequence ATGGAACAGCTAATTTGTCTGGAAGCACTCTCTGTGATTCTTGGCGTTCCTATCAAGCCGGGATCCAAAGGAATGTCAAATGTTAATGAGCTTAATGTAGagaatttattattttcaacCTTTTTTGGAAACCTTTTCAATGGAGGTCCAGGCAAGGAGTTGTTTGTGGACATGAATGGATTTTTGGACCCACAGTTTGATTATGATTTCAGATACTGCAATGACAAGTCAATTTGCAAGCGTGGCGATGAGCCATACAAACGCCCATGTGGATGGTACCGTTTTGCTCTCAAAGTCCTGAATAAGTATCCTGATGGAAATACCTGGCTGGGCACGGATGGATGGAGGAGTCACTCAGTGGCTGGTGAATGGCCCGTCTCCTATCATGGAACCACCATTGAAAATGCTAAAAAGATTGTGAAATCTTATTACAAACCAGGTGACAGAGAAAAATATGGGCGAGGAATATATTCAACATATGACATCGATCAGGCTTTTGATTACAGCAGGGAATTTACATccaaaaatggaaagaaatacAGAGTCATCATGCAGAACAGGATCAATCCAAAAATGAGGAAAGTGTGTAAAAGGCAGGACTACTGGCTGATTGAGATTCCTGAAGGCACCTCAGCTGCTAAAGAGAAGGAGATTGTGGAGAAATCTTTCCGCCCGTATGGTATTCTGATGAAGCAGGTGTAA